The following are from one region of the Actinoplanes sp. L3-i22 genome:
- a CDS encoding DUF1152 domain-containing protein, translating into MNAFAASSFSPSGGTTSSPLDVPPLFAALEGTRSVLLAGAGGGFDVYGALPLAITLWNRGIAVHLANLSFTPLEMLDLDAWLAPDVAVVAPDTNGPDDYFPERTLARWLAAHDLPSTVYAFAKTGVQPLRAAYRHLAAELGIDAIVLIDGGPDILLRGDETGLGTPVEDITSLAAVAGVDVPIKLVSCLGFGIDAYHGVVHSQVLENLAALDRDGGYLGALSIPGASREAVLYRDAVADAQRATPIRPSIVQGQIAAATQGAFGDVQFTRRTAGSTLFVNALMAAYFTVDLGKLADRCLYLDRIEQTVDMCQVATRIETFRDAITVRTPQIFPH; encoded by the coding sequence GTGAACGCCTTCGCTGCCTCGTCCTTCAGCCCGTCGGGCGGAACGACTTCGAGTCCCCTGGACGTACCGCCGCTGTTCGCCGCTCTAGAGGGAACTCGCAGCGTGCTCTTAGCCGGCGCCGGCGGAGGATTCGACGTATACGGCGCCTTACCGTTGGCCATCACGCTGTGGAACCGCGGCATTGCGGTACACCTGGCGAATCTGTCGTTCACCCCGCTGGAGATGTTGGACCTGGACGCATGGCTGGCACCCGATGTGGCCGTCGTCGCGCCGGACACCAACGGACCAGATGACTATTTCCCGGAAAGGACCCTTGCCCGCTGGCTGGCCGCCCACGATCTCCCGTCGACGGTGTATGCCTTCGCCAAGACCGGCGTACAACCGTTGCGGGCCGCCTATCGGCACTTGGCCGCCGAACTCGGCATCGACGCGATCGTGCTGATCGACGGCGGCCCGGACATTTTGTTGCGTGGCGACGAGACCGGCCTGGGTACGCCCGTGGAGGACATCACCAGCCTGGCCGCGGTCGCCGGCGTGGACGTACCGATAAAGCTGGTGAGCTGCCTCGGCTTCGGCATCGACGCCTACCACGGGGTCGTCCACAGCCAGGTCCTGGAGAACCTCGCCGCTCTTGACCGTGACGGCGGCTATCTGGGCGCACTATCCATCCCCGGCGCCAGCCGGGAGGCGGTGCTGTACCGCGACGCCGTCGCTGACGCTCAGCGGGCGACTCCGATACGGCCCAGTATCGTGCAGGGCCAGATCGCCGCGGCAACCCAAGGAGCTTTCGGCGACGTGCAGTTCACCCGCCGGACCGCCGGCAGCACGCTGTTCGTCAACGCATTGATGGCCGCTTACTTCACGGTCGATCTGGGCAAGCTGGCCGACCGATGCCTCTACCTCGATCGCATCGAACAAACCGTCGACATGTGTCAAGTGGCGACACGGATCGAGACGTTCCGCGATGCGATCACCGTTCGCACGCCTCAGATCTTTCCGCACTGA
- a CDS encoding amidase — MTDYAYSTAADLAAAMEKGEVSAVELTTAVIARIERLDGDINAICVPDFDRALAAAGEADATRARGEAGPVLGVPITIKDSIDIAGLPTTWGFPPFKDNVAAADAVVVARLRAAGAVVLGKTNVPLALGDYQSYNAIYGTTNNPWDLGRTPGGSSGGSSAALAAGFGALSMGSDIGGSLRVPAHFCGVYAHKPSIGLLPLRGHTFPGTPPLPELGGDLGVVGPMARSAADLAMMVRLLADADEAGLGLAYRTALRPARHDDLGAFRVLVLDAHPLVPVSSEVSAAIDELATRLAAAGVTVRRQSRHLPDLAEGARSYMRLLQASLAAGFPPEVYAAAVTAAAGLDPSDTSLSAERARGVVLSHRDWVAADTVRAVQRAQWAGLFTDVDVVIAPVSSTPAFPHDHREPMRMRTLPIDGAQHDYLDQLAWGGIATAPGLPSTAVPVARSARGLPIGVQLIGPLFEDHTPIRFAELLEREFGGFTAPPLGAPA, encoded by the coding sequence ATGACCGACTACGCGTACTCGACGGCGGCGGACCTGGCCGCGGCGATGGAGAAGGGTGAGGTTTCGGCGGTCGAGCTCACCACCGCCGTGATCGCCCGGATCGAACGGCTCGACGGCGACATCAACGCGATCTGCGTGCCCGACTTCGACCGGGCACTAGCGGCCGCGGGCGAGGCCGACGCGACGCGCGCCCGGGGCGAGGCCGGGCCGGTGCTCGGCGTCCCGATCACCATCAAGGACTCGATCGACATCGCCGGGCTGCCCACGACCTGGGGTTTCCCGCCGTTCAAGGACAATGTGGCGGCCGCCGACGCGGTCGTGGTCGCCCGGCTCAGAGCGGCCGGTGCCGTCGTCCTCGGCAAGACGAACGTGCCGCTCGCGCTCGGCGACTACCAGTCCTACAACGCGATCTACGGCACCACGAACAACCCGTGGGACCTCGGACGCACGCCGGGTGGCTCGTCCGGCGGTTCGTCCGCCGCCCTCGCCGCCGGTTTCGGCGCCCTGTCGATGGGTTCGGACATCGGCGGCTCGCTGCGGGTGCCGGCGCACTTCTGCGGGGTGTACGCGCACAAACCCTCGATCGGCCTGCTCCCGTTGCGCGGGCACACGTTCCCGGGCACCCCGCCGCTGCCCGAGCTCGGCGGCGACCTGGGCGTGGTCGGGCCGATGGCGCGCAGCGCGGCCGACCTCGCGATGATGGTTCGCTTGCTCGCCGATGCGGACGAGGCCGGCCTCGGTCTGGCCTACCGGACCGCGCTGCGTCCGGCCCGGCACGACGACCTGGGCGCGTTCCGGGTCCTGGTTCTGGACGCGCATCCGCTGGTCCCGGTCTCGTCCGAGGTGAGCGCCGCGATCGACGAGCTGGCCACGCGGCTGGCGGCGGCCGGGGTGACGGTGCGGCGGCAGAGCCGGCACCTGCCCGATCTGGCCGAGGGCGCCCGCTCCTACATGCGCCTGCTCCAGGCGAGCCTCGCGGCCGGCTTCCCGCCCGAGGTCTACGCGGCGGCCGTGACGGCGGCGGCCGGCCTCGACCCGTCGGACACGTCGCTGTCCGCCGAGCGGGCCCGGGGTGTGGTCCTGAGCCATCGTGACTGGGTCGCGGCCGACACCGTCCGCGCGGTGCAGCGGGCCCAGTGGGCCGGGCTGTTCACCGACGTCGACGTCGTGATCGCGCCGGTGTCCTCGACCCCGGCCTTCCCGCACGACCACAGAGAGCCGATGCGGATGCGCACGCTCCCGATCGACGGCGCGCAACACGACTACCTCGACCAGTTGGCGTGGGGCGGCATCGCGACGGCGCCCGGCCTGCCGTCGACTGCCGTGCCGGTCGCCCGTTCGGCGCGGGGGCTGCCCATCGGCGTCCAGCTGATCGGCCCGCTGTTCGAGGACCACACCCCGATCCGCTTCGCCGAGCTGCTCGAACGCGAGTTCGGCGGCTTCACCGCACCGCCGCTCGGGGCGCCCGCGTAG
- a CDS encoding Bax inhibitor-1 family protein, with product MDDTYPYQAARLAAQGHTLFARTMGYVSATTGLFALGAYLGRDLPGGAAFLAYLASFAVLIAMQFTVRRSQPATVALLGAFGLLMGVAVAPTLVYYASADPQALWQAGAATALFVAGFGAAGFATRRDLTALARICFWALVALIGFGILLIFVNIPNGALIYSVLGLVIFAGFIMFDFQRLRRSSDVASAPLLAASIFLDILNVFLFFLRIFRGGNR from the coding sequence ATGGACGACACCTACCCGTACCAGGCGGCACGCCTCGCCGCCCAGGGCCACACCCTGTTCGCCCGCACGATGGGCTACGTCTCGGCCACCACCGGCCTGTTCGCCCTCGGTGCCTACCTCGGCCGCGACCTGCCCGGCGGCGCGGCCTTCCTCGCCTACCTCGCGTCGTTCGCCGTCCTGATCGCCATGCAGTTCACCGTCCGCCGGTCCCAGCCGGCAACGGTCGCCCTGCTCGGCGCGTTCGGGCTGCTGATGGGCGTCGCGGTCGCGCCGACGCTGGTCTACTACGCCAGCGCCGACCCGCAGGCACTCTGGCAGGCCGGCGCCGCCACCGCACTGTTCGTCGCCGGGTTCGGCGCGGCCGGATTCGCCACCCGCCGTGACCTCACCGCGCTCGCCCGGATCTGCTTCTGGGCGCTGGTGGCCCTGATCGGCTTCGGCATCCTGCTGATCTTCGTGAACATCCCGAACGGTGCGCTGATCTACTCCGTACTCGGGCTGGTGATCTTCGCGGGTTTCATCATGTTCGACTTCCAGCGGCTGCGGCGCTCGTCCGACGTCGCATCGGCACCGCTGCTGGCGGCCTCCATCTTCCTCGACATCCTCAACGTCTTCCTGTTCTTCCTCCGGATCTTCCGGGGCGGCAACCGCTGA
- a CDS encoding alpha/beta fold hydrolase produces the protein MTTAPGWRERYVTVQGRRVFVRLGPEVPGTIPLVHVHGFAVSGTYLMPTAEALAHRATSLVPDLPGYGRSRGWGHVLGISSLAWALLETLDALGLARATLVGNSMGAPVCLEVAHSAPERVAGIVLASPAGGVHNQPLARALGQLVRDAWRESPRMVRVVLPDYLRFGPLNALQLFSELMRFPSLERILRTPVPTLAVLGSRDPLMPPLWRVREVGRLAPPRVTIAVIEGAAHAMNFSHPGELAHIIGCWLDGRDITDDPDQPGIAQILRLDVGD, from the coding sequence GTGACGACGGCGCCGGGCTGGCGGGAGCGGTACGTCACGGTGCAGGGACGTCGCGTCTTCGTGCGCCTCGGGCCCGAGGTGCCGGGCACGATCCCCCTCGTACACGTGCATGGCTTCGCGGTTTCCGGGACCTATCTGATGCCGACCGCCGAAGCGCTCGCGCACCGGGCCACCAGTCTGGTCCCGGACCTGCCCGGCTACGGCCGCAGCCGAGGCTGGGGACACGTGCTGGGCATCTCGTCGCTGGCCTGGGCGCTGCTCGAGACGCTCGACGCGCTCGGCCTCGCCCGGGCGACCCTGGTCGGCAACTCGATGGGCGCGCCGGTCTGCCTGGAAGTCGCGCACAGCGCCCCCGAGCGGGTGGCCGGCATCGTGCTGGCCTCGCCGGCCGGCGGCGTGCACAACCAGCCGCTGGCCCGGGCCCTCGGCCAGTTGGTGCGCGACGCCTGGCGCGAGAGCCCCCGGATGGTCCGCGTCGTGCTGCCGGACTATCTGCGCTTCGGGCCGCTCAACGCGCTGCAACTGTTCAGCGAGCTGATGCGGTTCCCGTCGCTGGAACGCATTCTGCGCACCCCGGTGCCCACCCTGGCCGTGCTCGGCTCCCGCGATCCGCTGATGCCGCCGCTGTGGCGGGTGCGGGAGGTGGGCCGGCTCGCGCCGCCACGGGTCACGATCGCGGTCATCGAGGGCGCGGCCCACGCGATGAATTTCAGCCATCCCGGCGAGCTCGCCCACATCATCGGCTGCTGGCTCGACGGCCGCGACATCACCGACGACCCTGATCAGCCCGGCATCGCCCAGATCCTGCGCCTCGACGTCGGCGACTGA
- a CDS encoding glycoside hydrolase family 15 protein, which yields MPGYPLIADHGLIGDLQTAALVATDGTIDWFCAPRFDSPSVFGALLDHERGGHCRVRPTVNVFNTKQLYFPDTAILVTRFMTEDGVGEVIDFMPGAGGEVASGTHRLVRIMRCVRGRMTFAIEIAPRFDYGREPHETHVAEDGVVFQGSRTSMTVNLVREPEDDRRARTLLDTDGDLHAELSLESGQMRGMVLQTGVAGPLRPVRVAEAQRLFDDTVAFWRAWLGKSTYSGRWREMVNRSAITLKLMTYAPSGALIAAPTAGLPEQIGGERNWDYRYTWVRDASFSVYSLLGLGFTEEAAALGGWLRDRVDEDRDAKNGSGPLQIMYRVDGSSDLTEEVLDHWEGYRGSSPVRIGNAASDQLQLDIYGEALDSVYAADRNGVAVGHHGWMRVGELLDWVTENWDQPEEGIWETRGGRQNFTYGRLMCWVALDRGIRLATRHGRPAALERWQQARDAIYHQIMDRGWSPTRRAFRQHYDTDVLDSSLLRMSTTGFIAPTDPMWLSTLQAMDAELVTDSLMYRYDPSASPDGLRGSEGTFSLCTFAYVTSLARAGQLDKARVTFEKMLTYANHVGLYSEEIALTGEQIGNFPQAFTHLSLIDAAITLDRLLDRSPAADELG from the coding sequence ATGCCCGGCTACCCGCTCATCGCCGACCACGGCCTCATCGGAGATCTCCAGACCGCGGCGCTGGTCGCCACGGACGGGACGATCGACTGGTTCTGCGCTCCCCGGTTCGACTCACCGAGCGTCTTCGGCGCCCTGCTCGATCACGAGCGGGGCGGGCACTGCCGGGTGCGCCCCACCGTGAACGTGTTCAACACCAAGCAGCTCTACTTCCCGGACACCGCGATCCTGGTCACCCGCTTCATGACCGAGGACGGCGTCGGCGAGGTCATCGACTTCATGCCGGGCGCCGGCGGCGAGGTCGCCTCGGGCACCCACCGGCTGGTCCGCATCATGCGGTGCGTCCGGGGCCGGATGACGTTCGCGATCGAGATCGCTCCCCGGTTCGACTACGGACGGGAACCACACGAGACCCACGTGGCCGAGGACGGCGTCGTCTTCCAGGGCAGCCGCACCTCGATGACGGTCAACCTGGTCCGCGAACCCGAGGACGACCGCCGGGCCCGCACGCTGCTGGACACCGACGGCGACCTGCACGCCGAGCTGTCCCTGGAGTCCGGGCAGATGCGCGGCATGGTGCTGCAGACCGGCGTCGCCGGGCCGCTGCGCCCGGTCCGGGTGGCCGAGGCCCAGCGGCTGTTCGACGACACGGTCGCCTTCTGGCGGGCCTGGCTGGGCAAGTCCACCTACTCCGGCCGCTGGCGCGAGATGGTCAACCGCTCGGCGATCACCCTCAAACTCATGACGTACGCACCCAGCGGCGCCCTGATCGCGGCACCGACCGCCGGGCTGCCCGAACAGATCGGCGGCGAACGCAACTGGGACTACCGCTACACCTGGGTCCGGGACGCGTCCTTCTCGGTGTATTCGCTGCTCGGCCTGGGTTTCACCGAGGAGGCGGCGGCTCTGGGCGGCTGGCTGCGCGACCGGGTCGACGAGGACCGCGATGCCAAGAACGGCAGCGGTCCACTCCAGATCATGTACCGCGTCGACGGCTCCAGCGATCTGACCGAGGAGGTGCTCGACCATTGGGAGGGCTACCGCGGATCCTCCCCGGTCCGCATCGGCAACGCCGCCTCCGACCAGCTGCAACTCGACATCTACGGCGAGGCGCTGGACAGCGTCTACGCCGCCGACCGGAACGGGGTCGCGGTCGGCCACCACGGCTGGATGCGCGTTGGTGAACTGCTCGACTGGGTGACCGAGAACTGGGACCAGCCCGAGGAGGGCATCTGGGAGACCCGCGGCGGGCGGCAGAACTTCACCTACGGCCGGCTGATGTGCTGGGTCGCCCTGGACCGCGGCATCCGCCTGGCGACCAGGCACGGGCGCCCGGCCGCGCTGGAGCGCTGGCAGCAGGCCCGCGACGCGATCTACCACCAGATCATGGACCGCGGCTGGAGTCCGACCCGGCGGGCGTTCCGGCAGCACTACGACACCGACGTGCTCGACTCGTCGCTGCTGCGGATGTCCACGACCGGGTTCATCGCCCCGACCGATCCGATGTGGCTGTCCACGCTGCAGGCGATGGACGCCGAACTGGTCACCGACAGCCTGATGTACCGCTACGACCCGTCGGCGTCACCGGACGGTCTGCGCGGCAGCGAGGGCACCTTCTCGCTGTGCACGTTCGCCTACGTCACCTCGCTGGCCCGGGCCGGCCAGCTCGACAAGGCCCGGGTGACATTCGAGAAGATGCTGACGTACGCCAATCACGTCGGTCTCTACTCGGAGGAGATCGCGCTGACCGGCGAGCAGATCGGCAACTTCCCGCAAGCCTTCACCCACCTGTCCCTGATCGACGCCGCGATCACCCTCGACCGCCTCCTCGACCGCTCACCCGCCGCCGATGAGCTGGGCTGA
- a CDS encoding glycosyl hydrolase produces MHRRFLAAGAAVITVIGLVPAGAAAAPGDDSRPAPYRRHLQVAQDRVAQAGRAKAAPSAADQDEGEDPEEIAEQAEQYAEARSAPGIVAPGAYTAAWRELQAMPHTPGRWQPVTDLRYNSDDPRYRDVNSNSSGGAGLVTGRITGLAADDAGYVWAGAANGGVWRSRTGGGHWQPIAANLPSPSTGDLRLDRSGRLWYATGEGNTSASSFVGSGVYVLRNPRDGAFSVRDRVGGTELESTIIRKLRILGTTAWVATNRGAYRHSITDLSGPWTREFVPNPDFLPGGAQASDPNAPYKNIINDVAADPADPARVIIAAGWRSGDTYNGFYSRVGGTWQRVTLAGDIASDAADVGTVTFAAAADGSRYYAIEQSPTQLATNPDSNLQGVYVSRSGSPFGPWTLAADYHKLAASGSALTDPGYMPGVQAWYNQFLQVDPTDPDHVYLGLEEVFETTDAGTTWTTPGPYWNFGFDCWSIDPGKQTGDCHQTTHPDQHSVAIGSRHGKPYVVIGDDGGAYRRPLRGSADAAGHATDWTPLNDGTIDVLQYYSVGVGRDRGGVAVSGGLQDNGQSILRPGDRVMGSNFGGDGGDTIVDPGNGCNIAEEYVYLDVWVTNNCAVNDGRWTTDPALATSYHVPPPDNETGEARFIAPLNADPRTAATWVAGGRHVWLNTKGYAIRSSGDWINLFDLGAGHTATAVVTTGGLVYAGWCGPCNNQGFTRGIAVGRTDGTGWHQLTLPVDGTIPNRFISGFDVDPANPRHVVVAINGFSRRWTEGPGAGIGHVFESTDAGEHWSDISANLPDIPADSLKLVRGGGLVAATDNAVFYRPPHARGWSVLGRNLPTTTTLQIRTDPDGRRLYAATHGRGIWSYDLRQLPH; encoded by the coding sequence ATGCACCGGAGGTTCCTGGCCGCCGGAGCCGCCGTGATCACCGTGATCGGGCTCGTCCCGGCCGGCGCCGCGGCCGCGCCCGGCGACGACTCCCGTCCCGCACCATACCGGCGCCACCTGCAGGTCGCCCAGGATCGCGTAGCGCAAGCGGGCCGGGCCAAGGCCGCCCCATCCGCGGCCGACCAGGACGAGGGCGAGGATCCCGAGGAGATCGCCGAGCAGGCCGAGCAGTACGCCGAAGCCCGTTCCGCCCCGGGCATCGTCGCCCCGGGCGCCTACACCGCCGCGTGGCGCGAACTGCAGGCGATGCCCCACACCCCGGGACGCTGGCAGCCGGTCACCGACCTTCGGTACAACTCCGACGACCCGCGCTACCGCGACGTCAACAGCAACTCCTCCGGCGGCGCCGGCCTGGTCACCGGGCGCATCACCGGGCTGGCCGCCGACGACGCCGGATACGTCTGGGCCGGCGCCGCCAACGGCGGGGTCTGGCGCTCGCGCACCGGCGGCGGCCACTGGCAGCCGATCGCGGCGAACCTGCCGTCGCCGTCGACCGGCGACCTGCGCCTGGACCGGTCCGGGCGGCTCTGGTACGCGACCGGCGAGGGCAACACCAGCGCCAGCTCGTTCGTCGGCAGCGGCGTCTACGTGCTGCGCAACCCCCGCGACGGCGCCTTCTCGGTCCGCGACCGGGTGGGTGGCACCGAGTTGGAGAGCACGATCATCCGCAAGCTGCGGATCCTCGGCACCACCGCGTGGGTGGCGACCAACCGGGGCGCGTACCGCCACTCGATCACCGACCTGTCCGGGCCGTGGACGCGCGAGTTCGTCCCGAACCCGGACTTCCTGCCCGGCGGCGCGCAGGCGAGCGACCCGAATGCGCCGTACAAGAACATCATCAACGACGTCGCGGCCGATCCGGCGGACCCGGCCCGGGTGATCATCGCGGCCGGGTGGCGCAGCGGCGACACGTACAACGGCTTCTACAGCCGCGTCGGTGGCACCTGGCAGCGCGTCACGCTGGCCGGTGACATCGCCTCGGACGCCGCCGACGTCGGCACCGTGACCTTCGCCGCCGCGGCGGACGGCTCGCGCTACTACGCCATCGAGCAGTCGCCGACCCAGCTCGCCACCAACCCGGACAGCAACCTGCAGGGCGTCTACGTTTCGCGCTCCGGCTCGCCGTTCGGCCCGTGGACGCTGGCGGCCGACTATCACAAGCTGGCCGCGTCCGGCTCGGCGCTGACCGATCCGGGATACATGCCCGGCGTGCAGGCCTGGTACAACCAGTTCCTGCAGGTCGACCCGACCGATCCGGATCACGTGTACCTGGGGCTCGAGGAGGTCTTCGAGACCACCGACGCCGGGACGACCTGGACGACGCCGGGTCCGTACTGGAACTTCGGGTTCGACTGCTGGAGCATCGACCCCGGCAAGCAGACCGGCGACTGCCACCAGACCACCCACCCGGATCAGCACTCGGTGGCGATCGGCTCGCGGCACGGCAAGCCGTACGTGGTGATCGGCGACGACGGCGGCGCCTACCGCCGGCCGCTGCGCGGGTCCGCGGACGCCGCCGGGCACGCCACCGACTGGACGCCGCTCAACGACGGCACCATCGACGTGTTGCAGTACTACTCGGTCGGCGTCGGCCGGGATCGCGGCGGCGTCGCGGTCTCCGGCGGCCTGCAGGACAACGGCCAGTCCATCCTGCGCCCCGGCGACCGGGTGATGGGCTCCAACTTCGGCGGGGACGGCGGCGACACCATCGTCGACCCGGGCAACGGCTGCAACATCGCCGAGGAGTACGTCTACCTCGACGTCTGGGTGACCAACAACTGCGCGGTCAACGACGGCCGGTGGACCACCGACCCGGCCCTGGCGACCAGCTACCACGTCCCGCCGCCGGACAACGAGACCGGCGAGGCCCGGTTCATCGCCCCGCTCAACGCCGACCCGCGCACCGCGGCGACCTGGGTCGCCGGCGGCCGGCACGTCTGGCTCAACACCAAGGGGTACGCGATCCGCTCCTCCGGGGACTGGATCAACCTGTTCGACCTGGGCGCGGGGCACACCGCCACCGCCGTGGTCACCACCGGCGGCCTGGTCTACGCCGGCTGGTGCGGGCCCTGCAACAACCAGGGCTTCACCCGCGGCATCGCGGTCGGGCGCACCGACGGCACCGGATGGCACCAGCTCACCCTGCCGGTCGACGGCACCATCCCGAACCGCTTCATCTCCGGCTTCGACGTCGACCCGGCGAACCCGCGGCACGTGGTCGTCGCCATCAACGGCTTCTCGCGCCGCTGGACCGAGGGGCCCGGCGCCGGGATCGGCCACGTCTTCGAGTCCACCGACGCCGGCGAGCACTGGAGCGACATCTCCGCGAACCTGCCCGACATCCCGGCCGACTCGCTCAAGCTGGTGCGCGGCGGCGGCCTGGTGGCGGCCACCGACAACGCGGTCTTCTACCGGCCCCCGCACGCGCGCGGCTGGTCCGTGCTCGGCCGCAACCTGCCCACCACGACCACCCTGCAGATCCGCACCGATCCGGACGGGCGGCGCCTGTACGCGGCCACCCACGGGCGCGGCATCTGGTCCTACGACCTGCGGCAGCTCCCGCACTGA
- a CDS encoding YciI family protein, which produces MQYLFSVVHDSDSLATDEEMADIDVFNERLQADGNWVFAGGLGMPATATVIDNRGAETLFTDGPFVESKEYLAGFWIIEAADLDVALKLAAAGSRACNRKVEVRPFL; this is translated from the coding sequence ATGCAATATCTGTTCTCGGTGGTCCACGACTCGGACAGCCTGGCCACCGACGAAGAGATGGCCGACATCGACGTGTTCAACGAGCGCCTGCAGGCCGACGGCAACTGGGTCTTCGCCGGCGGCCTCGGCATGCCGGCCACGGCGACCGTGATCGACAACCGGGGTGCCGAGACGCTGTTCACCGACGGGCCGTTCGTCGAGTCGAAGGAGTACCTGGCCGGCTTCTGGATCATCGAGGCCGCCGACCTCGACGTGGCCCTCAAGCTGGCCGCCGCGGGCTCGCGGGCCTGCAACCGCAAGGTGGAGGTCCGGCCGTTTCTGTGA
- a CDS encoding RNA polymerase sigma factor: MTVAEAITRAHHGEWARIVAALTRRFGDLDIAEEAAAEAFATAVERWPADGVPPNPGAWLTTTANRKAIDRLRRESKRDDKQREAQVLRYDDEPPGPVDDERLRLIFTCCHPALALQTRVALTLRMVGGLTAAEIARAFLVRETAMEQRITRAKAKIKQAGIPYRVPSAEDLPVRVAGVLTVLFLVFNEGYLATGPDTDPVRHELTAEAIRLTRLIHALLPGDGETAGLLALMLLTEARRGARVSATGELVTLAEQDRGAWDAALIAEGHQLVLERLATGVAPGRYQILAAVNAVHTSARDVRDTGWSQIVALYDQLVRLDPSPIVALNRAIAVAELDGPDVALAIVDRLGDRLAGYHAYFATRADLLRRLGRGAEARAAYDTAIELAGNTAEIAYLTRRRDQLG; encoded by the coding sequence GTGACCGTCGCCGAGGCGATCACCCGGGCGCACCACGGCGAGTGGGCGCGCATCGTCGCCGCCCTGACCCGGCGATTCGGTGACCTCGACATCGCCGAGGAGGCGGCGGCCGAGGCGTTCGCGACGGCCGTGGAGCGGTGGCCGGCCGACGGCGTACCCCCGAATCCCGGCGCCTGGCTGACCACGACCGCCAATCGCAAGGCCATCGATCGGCTCCGGCGCGAGAGCAAGCGGGATGACAAACAGAGAGAGGCCCAGGTGCTTCGGTACGACGATGAGCCGCCCGGCCCGGTCGACGACGAGCGCCTGCGGCTGATCTTCACGTGCTGTCACCCGGCGCTGGCGTTGCAGACCCGGGTCGCGCTGACACTGCGGATGGTCGGCGGGCTGACCGCGGCCGAGATCGCCCGCGCGTTCCTGGTCCGGGAGACCGCGATGGAGCAGCGGATCACCCGCGCCAAAGCCAAGATCAAGCAGGCCGGGATCCCGTACCGGGTGCCGTCGGCGGAGGATCTGCCGGTGCGCGTCGCCGGGGTGCTCACCGTGCTGTTCCTGGTCTTCAACGAGGGCTACCTGGCCACCGGGCCGGACACCGACCCGGTCCGGCACGAGCTGACCGCCGAGGCGATCCGGCTGACCCGGCTGATCCACGCGCTGCTGCCCGGCGACGGCGAGACCGCCGGGCTGCTGGCGCTGATGCTGCTCACCGAGGCCCGCCGCGGCGCCCGGGTGTCGGCGACCGGCGAGCTGGTCACGCTGGCCGAGCAGGATCGCGGGGCGTGGGACGCGGCGCTGATCGCCGAGGGACATCAGCTGGTCCTGGAGCGGCTGGCCACCGGGGTGGCGCCGGGCCGCTACCAGATCCTGGCCGCGGTCAACGCCGTGCACACCTCGGCCCGCGACGTGCGCGACACCGGCTGGTCGCAGATCGTCGCCCTCTACGACCAGCTGGTCCGCCTGGACCCGTCACCGATCGTCGCGCTGAACCGGGCGATCGCGGTCGCCGAGCTGGACGGCCCGGACGTCGCCCTGGCCATCGTCGACCGGCTCGGCGACCGGCTGGCCGGCTACCACGCCTACTTCGCGACCCGGGCCGACCTGCTGCGCCGGCTGGGCCGCGGCGCGGAGGCGCGGGCGGCCTACGACACGGCGATCGAGCTGGCCGGCAACACCGCCGAGATCGCCTACCTCACGCGCCGCCGTGATCAGCTGGGCTGA